A portion of the Cellulophaga algicola DSM 14237 genome contains these proteins:
- a CDS encoding DUF2147 domain-containing protein produces the protein MKYILTSIFLMLTIGIHAQSVTGKWQTIDDETGKVRSVVEIYSDNGKVFGKIIEITDKSRQDRVCEACTGSNKDKPILGMVIIKDLEKDDDEWEDGTILDPESGKVYKCYITLEETNKLKVRGFIGFSLLGRTQYWTRVQ, from the coding sequence ATGAAATATATTTTAACTTCTATTTTTTTAATGCTAACGATAGGGATACACGCACAAAGTGTTACCGGTAAATGGCAAACAATTGATGATGAAACTGGTAAGGTGAGATCTGTCGTGGAAATTTATTCAGACAATGGAAAAGTGTTTGGTAAAATTATAGAGATAACAGATAAGTCTAGGCAAGACCGTGTTTGTGAAGCTTGTACAGGCTCAAATAAGGATAAACCTATTTTGGGTATGGTTATTATCAAAGATTTAGAGAAAGATGATGACGAATGGGAAGATGGAACTATTTTGGATCCAGAATCAGGAAAAGTCTATAAATGTTATATCACTTTAGAAGAAACAAATAAATTAAAAGTACGTGGCTTTATCGGGTTTTCTTTACTAGGGAGAACACAATATTGGACTAGAGTGCAATAG